GGAAACTCATCTTACTCAAATAGTCCGCGATCGCGATCCTTTCATGGCAAGTGCTGGCCATTTTTTTGTTCAAGAATACATTCGCGCCTCATTTGCACAGTGGGGGAGTGTGGATATCCACACCTTTTATGTGGGTGGTAAAGCTTGCAAAAATCTCGTCTTGAACTTATCTGCTGCGGATTTACAAACAAGAGACTTGCCACCAATTTTAATTGGTGCCCATTATGATGCTGTGCCTGGTTCACCAGGGGCTGATGATAATGCTACAGGTGTAGCAGTGTTACTAGAGTTAGCAAGGATGTTTGCAACAGAACCAATCAAATATCCTTTGCAGCTAGTAGCTTTTGATATGGAAGAGTATGGCTTGTTAGGTAGCATTGAGTATGTAGCTAAGTTGCAAAAAGAACAGCAACCGCTACGATTAATGATTTCTCTGGAAATGTTAGGTTACTGTAACACTAACCCTGGTTCCCAAATTTACCCACCACCTTTACAACATATTTATCCTAGTCGTGGCGATTTTATTGGTTTAATTGGCAATTGGCGAACCTTAAGAGATTTAATTAGCATTAGCCGCAGTATTCGGAAAGTAGGTGTAGCAAGTCAATGGCTACCAGTACCTAACAAAGGTCATATAGTCCGGCAAACTCGACAGAGTGATCATGCCCCTTTTTGGGATGCAGGTTATCCAGCCATCATGATTACAGATACAGCTTTTTTGCGAAATCCCCACTATCACAAACCCAGTGATACAATTGCCACCTTAGATTTGGATTTTCTGACTGGTGTTTGTCAAGGTTTGGAAAAGGGAATTCGACGGTTGTGAAAATTAAGGGGACAAGGGGAAATGATTTATTTTTGGAAGTTACCTAATTTTGTAGTCAGGAATTTAGTTGTGATCAGACTTTTTCGGTGTGCGATCGCCTACTAGGACTCAAGCTAATTCAAAGCGACAATTAAACCTGTCCACCAACCGAAACGAGTCATTATGAAAACCAAAGCTATGGAGATTGACGTAGCGATCGCAACAAAACTTGTGCAATTGGTACTTAACTGCATCAAACAAGAGTATCCCCATAATGCTATTTACTGGTTTAATAGCGACGAAGATATCAAGCCACCACGGGAATTAACACCTGTTTTTTATGGTTGCTTGGATTGGCATTCAGCCGTACACGGACACTGGTTACTCACACGTCTGACTCGTTATTTTCCTCAAGCCTCCTTTCAGACAACAGTCAGAGAAGCCCTAACTCAAAGCTTCATACCTGAAAAAATTCAAGGGGAAATTGCCCATTTACATAAACATCCCTACTTTGAATGTCCCTATGGTTTTGCATGGCTATTACAACTGGCTGCGGAACTACGTGAATGGAATGATACCCAAGCCCAAGAATGGCTAGCTGTGTTGGAACCCCTAGAAACCTTGGTTGCGAGTAATTTCCAGCGATGGCTGCAAAAACTCGAACTACCCAACCGCACAGGAACACATAGTCAAACGGCGTTTGCCCTGGGTTTAGTAATAGATTGGGCGCGAATCACTAAAAATGAGAACTTTGCTGATTTGATTGAAAACAAAATCCAACAATTTTATTTGAGCGATCGCAGTTATCCGCTACATTTAGAACCACTCGGCTATGATTTTATCTCCCCCTGCCTCGCTGAAGCTGATCTGGTACGACGAATTCTTTCACCGACAGATTTTGCCCACTGGCTCACCGATTTTCTGCCACAATTAACTGTTGATGAGTCAGTAGATTGCCTACAACCTGTAAAAGTCACTAATTTTCAAGACTATTTACAATCTCATTTTCATGGTTTAAATCTCAGTCGCGCTTGGATGCTTGAAGGAATAATCTTTGGCTTGCCTGAAACTGATCCTCGAATAGAAACCCTTCGTGCTGCTGCTGTTCTACATCGTCAAAGTAGCACAATCGAGGCTGTTAGTGAACACTATTCTAGTAGTCACTGGTTGGGGACTTTTGTAGTTTACTTGGTAACAGATCGTGGGTTATGCACGTCGAAATAG
Above is a genomic segment from Fischerella sp. JS2 containing:
- a CDS encoding M28 family peptidase — encoded protein: MNLKNQLETHLTQIVRDRDPFMASAGHFFVQEYIRASFAQWGSVDIHTFYVGGKACKNLVLNLSAADLQTRDLPPILIGAHYDAVPGSPGADDNATGVAVLLELARMFATEPIKYPLQLVAFDMEEYGLLGSIEYVAKLQKEQQPLRLMISLEMLGYCNTNPGSQIYPPPLQHIYPSRGDFIGLIGNWRTLRDLISISRSIRKVGVASQWLPVPNKGHIVRQTRQSDHAPFWDAGYPAIMITDTAFLRNPHYHKPSDTIATLDLDFLTGVCQGLEKGIRRL
- a CDS encoding DUF2891 domain-containing protein; the encoded protein is MKTKAMEIDVAIATKLVQLVLNCIKQEYPHNAIYWFNSDEDIKPPRELTPVFYGCLDWHSAVHGHWLLTRLTRYFPQASFQTTVREALTQSFIPEKIQGEIAHLHKHPYFECPYGFAWLLQLAAELREWNDTQAQEWLAVLEPLETLVASNFQRWLQKLELPNRTGTHSQTAFALGLVIDWARITKNENFADLIENKIQQFYLSDRSYPLHLEPLGYDFISPCLAEADLVRRILSPTDFAHWLTDFLPQLTVDESVDCLQPVKVTNFQDYLQSHFHGLNLSRAWMLEGIIFGLPETDPRIETLRAAAVLHRQSSTIEAVSEHYSSSHWLGTFVVYLVTDRGLCTSK